The DNA sequence ATTTTCGTGACTTCCTTGCACAATGCAAGGAGTTCGCCCATGACAATTACAGTCCATGAGCGAACTTGACGTTATCCACCAATAGAATTCGTAATCTGTCGATAGCAATTTAGATGCCATAATTGATTGGCTTATCTAAAAAGAAAGTGCAAGGTGTAAAAGCGTGAAACGTAATGCGTGAAACGTAATGCGTGAAACGTGAAAGCGTTTTGTTCATTGGTTCATTCGTACATTGGTTCATTATAGTGGATCTTAGAATTAATGAAACGCCCCGAACCGAACCGCACTGTCCTCAGACCCGGTAGGTGCGGTTACAAACCACACCGCATCGGCGCTGTTTCCAACTGCGCCTACCATACACGGGGAGCGAAAGTGTCTATTTATAGTAAAGTTTAGAATTATTGATACACTTTCAATGCAGAACCAACCCCCTAAATCCCCCTTGTCAGTAAATGTCTCCTTATTTCTCGTGTTTACTATATTTTTGGAATTCACCATAATAGACGATTGAACTCATGAACTCAATCGGTTTCGGTTGCACCATTTCTTTACATGAGTCAATTGATTTAAGGATTGTTTGCCCTACAGTGGTAGAACGATATGGTGTCCGTTAGGTTCAAATCGTAGCAATAGAGATACACAACTGTGGCAAAAGCGATACCAAAATATTGAGATCTTTAATCCACCGCCACGAGTTGAATGCCCTTTCGGGCTGCTAAATCGCGTGCAAGTGGTGTAATGATCACTGGATTGGTGTAACGCAATTCACGTACACCCGATGCAAGTCCGTCAATCACTGAGGCGGTGATAACGTTCTGTCCCCCTGTTGAGTCCGGGTTAAAATGGTGTGTACCGTCACTTAGAACTGTCTCAGCGATTCGATCGGTCGTAACAAATTGAACCCCAAAGTCCGACAGGGTTTTGATGTAATCTTGCCCTAACTTTGATATTTCAGGTGGGACTTCAGACTCCTCCGAGATTTCAAAACCATCAGACGTTGCTATTACCCTGTTCCCCCGAAGCAACCCTTGGAATACCAGGTAAGTACACAGCGTATCTGCCATGCCCAGACTCAGTTTCGCTGTCATCGCGCACGATAGCGTTGGAATAACGATTGCGGAGAAACCTTCGGTGAAAGGCTGAAGGTTTGTAATTTCAGTGGCGATGAAAACCCGTTCTTGTCCGCATGTGGATCGGATACGAGAGACGTCCAAGATTTTAGCCGCTATATCTGACAAAATGGCTGTAACGACATAGCCTCGCTGAATACATTTATCAAGCTGTTCTAGAGGACGTGCAAGATCGACTTGAGCGGCATCGAATATCGCCAGAATCCGTTTATCGGATTGGGCAGCTGCCAAAGCCATTCCTTGTCGTTTGAGAACTTTCGCGACCTCTGCTTCAATCCGCCGAATGATTTCTGGACTGACCTCCACTTAACTACCCCTAATCTCTCAGCAACTCGACGCCTTCCCCTCCCTGCAAACCGGCAGCATTAGCGTCATCGGTATCGAGATGCATCTGCGGCACATAGCTTGGTGATATTTTCGGATGGATTTTCTCAAAAGTCAACGCTCGCTCGCCGGGGATGCGTACTTTCAACAGATCGCCTTCACGTATCCCCCAACGTTCCGCATCTTGGGGAGTCATGTGAATATGCCGTGTCGCACAGATTGCGCCCTCTTCTAAGTGAATAGCCCCTTGGGGACCAATCAAGACAATTGACTCTGAACCGGCGAGATCGCCCGAATCGCGAATTGGTGGATTGAGTCCCAAGCGAATTGCATCAGTCTGTGCAAGCTCAACCTGAGAATAATCCCTCACGGGACCGAGAATCCGAAGCCCCTCAATTGCTTGCATACGTCTTCCAACGACGGTTAATGTCTCTTTCGCCGCAAATGCACCGGGTTGGTATAAAGGGGCGTGAATTGTTAGTTGATGACCTTCGCCGTACAAGATCTCTAAGTGTTCTTGAGTTACATGCGCATGTCGCGCCGAAACCCCAACGGGAATCTGCTGTTGTTGAACGACAGTATCACAGGCACGCCGCCCAGCCGCGCAAGTTCGCAAGGCGCAGCCACCGCAGGGTTCTTTATTCCCGATTTCATCGGGATTCAAAGCACCCTGCTTCAATTGTTCAAGCACTTTATGAGTGACCAGTTCAATGAGTGCCTTGTCATTCATCCGTTATCTTCCCTGACTCCATCAATTTGTTGCTTCATCGTTGGCGATATCAATCGTCAGCGTGTTGTCATCGGACTGTTCTTGGACGGGTAAAACCGATTCAACCTCTGCATGTGGTCGTGGGATGACGTGGACCGATAC is a window from the Candidatus Poribacteria bacterium genome containing:
- the pduL gene encoding phosphate propanoyltransferase — its product is MNDKALIELVTHKVLEQLKQGALNPDEIGNKEPCGGCALRTCAAGRRACDTVVQQQQIPVGVSARHAHVTQEHLEILYGEGHQLTIHAPLYQPGAFAAKETLTVVGRRMQAIEGLRILGPVRDYSQVELAQTDAIRLGLNPPIRDSGDLAGSESIVLIGPQGAIHLEEGAICATRHIHMTPQDAERWGIREGDLLKVRIPGERALTFEKIHPKISPSYVPQMHLDTDDANAAGLQGGEGVELLRD